The following proteins are co-located in the Citrobacter freundii ATCC 8090 = MTCC 1658 = NBRC 12681 genome:
- the queG gene encoding tRNA epoxyqueuosine(34) reductase QueG, whose protein sequence is MSEPLDLNQLAQNIKQWGLELGFQQVGIADTDLSEAEPKLQAWLDKQYHGEMDWMARHGMMRARPHELLPGTLRVICVRMNYLPAKAAFASTLKNPSLGYVSRYALGRDYHKLLRNRLKKLGEMIQQHCVSLNFRPFVDSAPILERPLAEKAGLGWTGKHSLILNREAGSFFFLGELLIDLPLPVDQPAEEGCGKCVACMTICPTGAIVEPYTVDARRCISYLTIELEGPIPEEFRPLMGNRIYGCDDCQLICPWNRYSQLTAEDDFSPRKQLHAPELIELFSWSEAWFLKVTEGSAIRRIGHLRWLRNIAVALGNAPWNDAVILALESRRGEHPLLDEHIDWAVAQQIEKRNACVVEVQLPKKQRLVRVIEKGLPRDA, encoded by the coding sequence ATGTCAGAGCCCCTCGATCTCAATCAGTTAGCGCAAAATATTAAGCAGTGGGGGCTGGAGCTTGGCTTTCAGCAAGTCGGTATTGCCGATACCGACCTCAGCGAAGCAGAGCCCAAACTGCAGGCCTGGCTGGATAAACAATACCACGGCGAGATGGACTGGATGGCCCGTCACGGCATGATGCGCGCCCGCCCCCACGAATTATTGCCCGGTACGCTACGTGTCATCTGCGTACGTATGAACTATCTTCCTGCCAAAGCGGCCTTTGCCAGCACGTTGAAGAACCCTTCTCTGGGTTACGTCAGCCGTTACGCGCTTGGCCGCGACTACCATAAGCTGCTACGTAACCGCTTAAAAAAGCTGGGAGAGATGATTCAACAGCACTGCGTTTCGCTGAATTTTAGACCTTTTGTCGATTCTGCGCCCATTCTTGAGCGTCCTTTGGCGGAAAAAGCCGGGCTTGGCTGGACAGGTAAGCACTCACTAATCCTCAATCGCGAAGCCGGTTCATTTTTCTTCCTCGGGGAATTACTGATCGATTTACCCTTGCCGGTCGACCAACCAGCAGAAGAAGGATGCGGGAAATGCGTCGCCTGCATGACAATCTGTCCCACCGGGGCCATCGTTGAACCCTACACCGTAGATGCGCGCCGCTGTATCTCTTATCTCACTATCGAACTGGAAGGCCCGATCCCGGAAGAATTTCGTCCCTTGATGGGGAATCGAATTTACGGCTGCGATGATTGCCAGCTTATTTGCCCGTGGAATCGCTATTCGCAGTTGACGGCAGAGGATGACTTCAGCCCGCGCAAGCAGCTTCATGCTCCAGAGTTAATAGAGCTGTTTAGCTGGAGCGAAGCGTGGTTTTTAAAAGTCACGGAGGGGTCTGCCATTCGTCGTATTGGCCACCTGCGCTGGCTGCGAAATATCGCCGTTGCGTTGGGTAATGCTCCCTGGAATGACGCTGTTATTCTCGCGCTGGAAAGTCGCAGAGGTGAGCACCCACTTCTCGACGAACACATAGACTGGGCGGTTGCTCAGCAAATCGAGAAGCGAAATGCCTGCGTAGTTGAGGTGCAGCTACCGAAGAAACAACGTTTGGTCAGGGTCATTGAGAAGGGTCTGCCGCGCGACGCTTAA
- the orn gene encoding oligoribonuclease, translating into MSANENNLIWIDLEMTGLDPERDRIIEIATLVTDANLNILAEGPTIAVHQSDEQLALMDDWNVRTHTGSGLVERVKASTMGDREAELATLAFLKEWVPEGKSPICGNSIGQDRRFLFKYMPELEAYFHYRYLDVSTLKELARRWKPEILAGFTKQGTHQAMDDIRESVAELAYYREHFIKL; encoded by the coding sequence TCTGGAGATGACAGGTCTGGATCCCGAGCGCGATCGCATTATTGAGATCGCCACGCTGGTGACGGATGCCAACCTGAATATTCTGGCAGAAGGACCGACAATTGCGGTGCACCAGTCCGACGAACAACTGGCATTAATGGATGACTGGAACGTACGTACGCACACCGGTAGCGGGCTGGTGGAACGCGTGAAGGCGAGCACCATGGGCGATCGTGAAGCAGAACTGGCCACGCTGGCTTTTTTGAAAGAGTGGGTTCCGGAAGGGAAATCACCTATCTGTGGCAACAGCATCGGCCAGGATCGTCGTTTCCTGTTTAAATACATGCCGGAGCTGGAGGCGTATTTCCATTATCGCTATCTTGACGTTAGTACGCTCAAAGAACTGGCGCGTCGTTGGAAGCCGGAGATCCTGGCTGGCTTCACCAAGCAGGGAACGCATCAGGCGATGGACGACATTCGTGAATCTGTTGCTGAGCTTGCTTACTATCGCGAACATTTTATTAAGCTTTGA